The window CAAACCGCCCGGCCAACTGGTGTGGTGCCGATAGATTTTCTGCAAGGGTTTCTTGCCGGTCACCTTCACCTTTTCGGCATTTACGATAATCACATGATCGCCGAGACTCATGTGCGGAGAATATTTCGGGCGGTGTTTGCCCTGGAGAAGCCGGGAAGTTTCGCTTGCCAACCGGCCGAGCACTTTCCCTTCAGCATCGATCAGATACCACTTATTTTCTATGTCATCCCGTTTGGGCGAAA is drawn from Candidatus Abyssobacteria bacterium SURF_5 and contains these coding sequences:
- a CDS encoding 50S ribosomal protein L13, producing MATFSPKRDDIENKWYLIDAEGKVLGRLASETSRLLQGKHRPKYSPHMSLGDHVIIVNAEKVKVTGKKPLQKIYRHHTSWPGGLRTKVYRDVQRDFPERIIHVAVKGMLPRNRLGRAMARKLRVYAGPSHPHEAQKPEQITLV